A genomic segment from Candidatus Zixiibacteriota bacterium encodes:
- a CDS encoding DUF3800 domain-containing protein yields MRLAYYDEAGDDGYPTFSSNYFVLTALYLHYLHWEETLDQLLSFRKQLRSQYGLPLKVDFHTTHFLKKKKPFTGYGLSNQDRLDIISAYCDIISSLKVKIINVCIVKKKIIKSDYQILDKALTFSIQRIHNDLKPKDNPESKFMIITDEGRHGKMRKTSRRMRRINYVPSRFGGAPQPIDIKTLIEDPLPKNSEQSYFVQSADLVSLIIYLYACYSQGTANVIASRISGYVKRSNVLDWMDRLKPSLNTFASRTDPYGVYFHPS; encoded by the coding sequence ATGCGGCTGGCGTACTATGATGAAGCAGGTGATGACGGATATCCCACCTTCTCTTCAAACTACTTCGTACTGACGGCATTATACCTTCATTACCTTCATTGGGAAGAGACTCTGGATCAATTATTGTCGTTTCGGAAGCAACTGAGGTCACAATACGGCCTGCCCTTGAAGGTGGATTTTCATACTACCCACTTTCTGAAAAAGAAAAAACCATTCACCGGCTACGGGCTCTCCAATCAGGATAGGCTTGATATCATATCGGCCTATTGCGACATAATCTCCTCCCTGAAGGTGAAGATCATAAATGTCTGTATAGTGAAGAAGAAGATAATCAAATCAGATTATCAGATTCTTGACAAAGCCTTGACGTTCTCAATCCAGAGGATTCACAACGATCTTAAACCAAAGGACAATCCCGAAAGCAAATTCATGATTATAACGGACGAAGGGCGACACGGCAAAATGAGGAAGACTTCTCGAAGGATGCGTCGAATAAATTACGTTCCATCTCGTTTTGGCGGAGCTCCTCAGCCGATAGACATAAAGACACTCATTGAGGATCCTCTCCCAAAGAATTCTGAGCAATCATACTTTGTTCAATCGGCCGATCTGGTCTCACTGATCATCTACTTATATGCGTGCTATTCACAGGGAACGGCCAATGTGATCGCAAGCAGAATTAGCGGCTACGTAAAACGGTCGAACGTATTGGATTGGATGGATCGGCTTAAACCGAGCCTTAACACGTTTGCCAGCAGAACCGATCCTTACGGGGTCTATTTTCATCCTTCATAA
- a CDS encoding SIS domain-containing protein: MNREEQLSYLRKLGEETTILRKSVIEQLGPKILDTAAVISGVLGSGGKILIAGNGGSAADASHFAAEMIVRLTAEHSRQSLPAVALSVDPSVITAAANDFGFEHVFSRQVEGLGAKGDMLIVISTSGNSANLVKAVQAAHERGMICLGLLGGNGGKLAPMVDRALVVPHPSTQRIQEEHSFIIHMLVELVERDLF, translated from the coding sequence ATGAACAGAGAAGAACAGTTATCGTATTTGCGTAAGCTCGGCGAGGAAACCACTATCCTTCGCAAATCCGTTATCGAGCAGCTTGGTCCGAAAATCCTCGATACCGCCGCGGTGATCTCGGGCGTGCTCGGGTCCGGGGGTAAAATACTCATCGCCGGCAACGGCGGCTCGGCCGCCGATGCTTCCCATTTCGCGGCGGAGATGATTGTGCGATTGACCGCCGAACACAGCCGGCAGTCTCTTCCGGCTGTCGCCCTGTCGGTGGACCCATCTGTCATAACTGCCGCCGCCAATGATTTCGGTTTCGAACATGTCTTCTCGCGCCAGGTCGAAGGACTCGGCGCCAAAGGCGACATGCTCATCGTGATTTCCACCTCCGGTAATTCCGCCAACCTGGTCAAAGCTGTTCAGGCGGCGCACGAGCGCGGTATGATCTGTCTGGGACTGTTGGGCGGCAATGGTGGTAAGCTCGCGCCCATGGTCGATCGCGCCCTGGTCGTACCGCACCCATCGACCCAGAGAATTCAGGAAGAACACAGTTTCATCATACACATGTTAGTCGAGCTGGTCGAAAGAGACCTGTTTTGA
- a CDS encoding geranylgeranylglyceryl/heptaprenylglyceryl phosphate synthase, whose amino-acid sequence MSKGGVYDSLVDIAQKRGAGFFILVDPDKTDENNFLATCEQAEECGVDAVLVGTSFMLNSNFHASVKKIKSATSLPVIIFPGSFAQITPDADAILFSSLISGRNPSFLIDEQVKGAPLVKKYGLEPIPTGYMLIESGPLTSVQYISGSMPIPRTKDDIACAHAMAAQFLGMKMVYLEAGSGAEQPVPVEMVRAVSACVEIPIIVGGGLRTPDDCAVRVEAGASFIVVGNHLESGQSRSLLRELTAATHTRESIEV is encoded by the coding sequence ATGAGCAAAGGCGGCGTTTACGACAGTCTGGTGGATATCGCCCAAAAGCGCGGCGCGGGGTTCTTTATCCTGGTCGACCCGGACAAGACCGACGAGAACAATTTCCTGGCAACATGTGAACAGGCCGAAGAATGCGGCGTTGACGCTGTTTTAGTCGGTACATCGTTCATGCTCAACTCGAATTTTCACGCTTCGGTGAAAAAGATCAAAAGCGCGACTTCACTGCCCGTGATAATCTTCCCGGGATCGTTCGCCCAGATAACGCCCGATGCCGACGCTATCCTGTTTTCATCGCTCATTTCCGGACGCAACCCTTCTTTTTTGATAGACGAACAGGTGAAAGGTGCGCCGCTGGTCAAGAAGTACGGCCTTGAACCGATACCGACAGGTTACATGCTCATCGAGTCCGGGCCTTTGACATCGGTGCAGTACATATCCGGTTCGATGCCTATTCCGCGCACGAAAGACGATATCGCCTGCGCCCACGCGATGGCGGCACAATTTCTGGGAATGAAGATGGTGTATCTCGAGGCCGGCTCGGGGGCAGAGCAGCCGGTCCCGGTGGAAATGGTACGGGCTGTGTCGGCTTGTGTCGAAATTCCGATTATTGTCGGCGGGGGCCTGAGAACGCCCGACGATTGCGCTGTCCGAGTCGAGGCCGGAGCATCGTTTATTGTCGTCGGCAACCACCTTGAGAGCGGCCAAAGTCGCAGTCTTCTTCGCGAGCTGACCGCCGCCACTCACACGAGGGAATCAATCGAAGTATGA
- the alaS gene encoding alanine--tRNA ligase, whose protein sequence is MKNCLTLLKRTTDINTAQLRQSFLDYFERNNHRVVPSSPVIPFDDPTILFTNAGMNQFKDVFTGKRRVDYKRAASCQKCIRAGGKHNDLDNVGFTARHHTFFEMLGNFSFGDYFKEEAIYFAWEWVTKVLELPIDKLYATVYETDDEAFALWEKIASPLKNGRVMRFGKKDNYWSMGDIGPAGPCSELHFDRGEKFGTGPEDKVNGEGERFIEIWNLVFMQYDQLPDGTVIDLPKPSVDTGAGLERIASIMQGVDSNYEIDLFRRLIKAISETTKSKYKDNVSSHHVIADHLRALTFAIADGAGISNEGQGYVLRRILRRAARHGRLLGAHEPFIYKLVPTLVDEMGGAYPEIREKQSHIENVLKAEEESFGRTLETGLDLFEKIAEGTKGKVIGGEDVFRLYDTYGFPYDLTEIMANERGLTLDQQGFEKAMDRQREQSRSAAAFEGHLSLISNTFDKEKLDLPATEFVRNTLAIPAKLLFSKRVEGNEQVSYAVVLDKTPFYAESGGQVSDTGKIIGDGFELEVHAMFTYQDFYIHEGILIHGDAEAIKVGSAVTAEVDAERRWDIMRNHTVTHLTHTALRKVLGSHIKQSGSYVGPEHMRFDFPHHQPMTLAEIRAVEEIVNNEIIKGTNVNTEVMDIEAARKTGAMALFGEKYDEKVRVVSVGDFSKELCGGTHVSSISQIGPFFITLETGIASGVRRLEAITGRKAIEYMLDAKKYRQDVAGIIGRPEQDSLAGVKQLKEEHSVLQKELKKTKAEMFSGKGNSVGQSQTILGGVLYITHDFGQTDRDIMAGWLDTQKAENKPVLAVALGNVNGKTTYMAAASNKATEDFKIDVGKITKELLPKFGGRGGGKLSFAQGTVDTGTDAKQLFDKVLELTGESKG, encoded by the coding sequence TTGAAAAACTGTCTAACTCTCTTGAAAAGGACAACTGACATTAACACCGCCCAACTGAGACAATCGTTCCTCGATTATTTCGAACGAAACAACCATCGCGTCGTCCCCTCGTCACCGGTCATTCCGTTCGACGATCCGACGATTTTGTTCACCAACGCCGGGATGAACCAGTTTAAGGACGTTTTCACCGGCAAACGCAGAGTGGACTATAAAAGAGCCGCCAGTTGCCAGAAATGTATCCGTGCCGGCGGCAAACACAACGACCTCGATAACGTGGGCTTTACCGCCCGTCACCACACCTTCTTTGAAATGCTCGGCAACTTTTCGTTCGGCGATTATTTCAAGGAAGAAGCGATATATTTTGCCTGGGAGTGGGTCACGAAAGTGCTCGAGCTGCCGATCGACAAGCTCTACGCTACAGTTTACGAAACCGATGACGAGGCATTCGCGCTCTGGGAAAAGATCGCCAGTCCGCTGAAGAACGGCCGCGTGATGCGGTTCGGAAAGAAAGACAACTACTGGTCGATGGGCGATATCGGCCCGGCCGGCCCGTGCAGCGAACTTCATTTCGACCGCGGCGAAAAATTCGGCACCGGTCCCGAAGACAAAGTCAACGGCGAGGGCGAACGTTTTATCGAAATCTGGAACCTGGTGTTTATGCAGTACGACCAATTACCGGATGGCACGGTTATAGATTTGCCCAAACCATCGGTTGATACTGGCGCTGGACTGGAACGTATCGCGTCCATCATGCAGGGCGTTGACTCCAATTACGAGATTGACCTGTTCAGGAGGCTGATTAAGGCTATCTCGGAAACAACGAAATCGAAATACAAAGACAACGTGTCCTCGCACCATGTGATCGCCGACCATTTGCGGGCGCTCACGTTCGCCATAGCCGATGGCGCGGGAATTTCCAACGAAGGCCAGGGGTATGTTCTTCGCCGCATTCTCAGACGCGCCGCCCGCCACGGGCGACTTTTGGGAGCCCACGAGCCGTTTATTTATAAGCTGGTGCCGACACTGGTCGATGAAATGGGCGGCGCTTACCCGGAGATTCGCGAAAAGCAATCGCACATCGAGAATGTATTGAAGGCCGAAGAGGAATCGTTCGGACGCACGCTTGAGACGGGTCTCGATCTGTTTGAGAAAATCGCAGAGGGAACGAAGGGTAAGGTTATTGGCGGTGAGGATGTTTTCCGTCTTTATGATACTTACGGCTTCCCGTACGACCTGACCGAGATCATGGCCAATGAACGGGGTCTGACTCTTGACCAGCAGGGTTTCGAGAAAGCTATGGATCGTCAGCGGGAGCAATCCCGTTCGGCTGCGGCTTTCGAGGGTCACCTGTCTTTGATATCGAACACCTTTGACAAAGAGAAGTTGGATTTGCCCGCCACCGAATTCGTGCGCAATACGCTCGCGATACCGGCGAAGCTACTGTTTTCAAAACGTGTTGAGGGCAATGAGCAGGTCTCATATGCAGTTGTTCTCGACAAGACTCCGTTCTACGCGGAATCGGGCGGACAGGTTAGTGATACGGGCAAAATCATTGGCGATGGCTTCGAGCTCGAAGTCCATGCCATGTTTACGTATCAGGACTTTTATATTCATGAGGGTATTCTGATACACGGCGACGCCGAAGCGATTAAGGTCGGTTCGGCCGTAACTGCCGAAGTCGACGCCGAGCGGCGCTGGGATATCATGCGCAATCACACCGTCACGCACCTGACCCACACGGCGCTTCGCAAGGTGCTCGGAAGTCACATCAAACAGTCCGGCTCATACGTGGGGCCGGAGCACATGCGCTTCGACTTCCCACATCATCAGCCAATGACCCTGGCCGAGATTCGCGCCGTGGAAGAAATCGTCAACAACGAAATAATAAAAGGCACGAACGTAAACACCGAAGTCATGGATATCGAGGCCGCGAGAAAGACCGGCGCGATGGCGCTGTTCGGCGAGAAATATGACGAGAAAGTGCGTGTTGTCTCTGTCGGCGATTTTTCAAAAGAGCTTTGCGGTGGGACTCACGTAAGCAGTATCAGCCAGATAGGCCCGTTCTTCATCACGCTCGAAACCGGCATCGCTTCCGGGGTGCGTCGCCTTGAGGCTATCACGGGACGCAAGGCAATCGAGTATATGCTTGACGCCAAGAAGTACCGCCAGGATGTCGCCGGTATAATCGGCCGTCCGGAGCAGGATTCACTTGCTGGCGTTAAGCAGCTTAAGGAAGAGCACAGCGTCCTTCAGAAAGAGCTCAAGAAGACCAAGGCCGAGATGTTCTCCGGCAAAGGCAACTCGGTCGGACAATCGCAAACCATTCTGGGCGGAGTGCTTTACATCACGCACGATTTCGGCCAGACCGACCGCGACATCATGGCCGGATGGCTCGACACCCAGAAAGCGGAAAACAAGCCGGTTTTGGCGGTAGCGCTGGGCAATGTCAACGGCAAAACAACTTACATGGCGGCCGCCAGCAACAAGGCAACCGAAGATTTCAAGATAGATGTCGGCAAAATCACCAAGGAACTGCTTCCCAAATTCGGCGGACGCGGCGGCGGCAAACTGTCGTTCGCCCAGGGTACGGTCGATACGGGCACGGACGCGAAGCAACTATTCGATAAAGTGTTGGAGCTAACCGGCGAAAGCAAAGGATAG
- a CDS encoding glycosyltransferase family 4 protein → MKDYNIAFICPSKSWGGLEMNVFRLAKWLTGRGHHIILYGYPGSTLYDSCEKEGIAVRGLRSKSKLGDIFLAFSLARQLRRDNARIAVFHLNKNMILMALTKVFAGRFLRIVYMQHMHVGPSKRDIFHTWLYGCLSAWITPLDWLARAVREKTRIEPSKVRVIPLGIEVDRFTDKKPGKQLARKLLGVPKDVVIAGVVGRLDPRKGQHILIEACRKVHDRGHKLHLLLVGDPSLNEYTGYDETLRKLTVKLGLDACVHFKPHLDNIEYAYAAMDIFALTSKSETYGMVTLEAMASGLPIIATAEGGTLDIIQHESNGLLVKPYDPVELADALDRILRDNDLAVKLASKAQSDAESTYSNTRQCELLESLFDEILTDQES, encoded by the coding sequence ATGAAAGACTATAACATCGCCTTCATATGCCCCTCGAAATCATGGGGCGGGTTGGAAATGAATGTCTTCCGGCTGGCCAAATGGCTGACCGGACGCGGACATCATATCATCCTCTACGGCTACCCCGGCTCCACCCTCTATGACTCATGCGAAAAAGAGGGTATCGCGGTCAGAGGACTGCGTTCCAAATCGAAATTGGGCGATATCTTCCTCGCCTTTTCTTTGGCCAGACAACTTCGCCGTGACAACGCCCGCATCGCTGTCTTTCACCTCAACAAGAACATGATTCTAATGGCGCTGACAAAAGTCTTTGCCGGGCGTTTTCTCAGAATAGTCTATATGCAGCATATGCACGTGGGACCATCGAAAAGGGACATCTTCCACACCTGGCTCTACGGCTGTCTGAGCGCCTGGATCACTCCGCTGGACTGGCTGGCCAGGGCCGTTCGCGAAAAGACCCGCATCGAACCATCCAAAGTGCGCGTAATCCCGTTGGGCATAGAGGTTGACAGGTTCACCGACAAGAAACCGGGGAAGCAGCTCGCCCGTAAACTTCTCGGCGTCCCCAAAGACGTTGTCATAGCCGGTGTGGTCGGAAGACTCGATCCCCGCAAAGGCCAGCACATTCTGATCGAGGCCTGCCGCAAGGTTCATGACCGCGGACATAAGCTGCATTTGCTTCTGGTGGGAGATCCATCGCTCAATGAATACACCGGCTACGATGAGACCCTCCGCAAGCTGACTGTAAAGCTCGGCCTCGACGCCTGTGTGCATTTCAAGCCACACCTGGATAATATCGAATACGCCTATGCCGCGATGGACATATTCGCTCTCACGTCGAAGTCGGAAACTTACGGGATGGTGACACTCGAGGCGATGGCATCGGGCCTGCCGATTATAGCCACCGCCGAAGGCGGCACGCTCGATATCATCCAGCACGAATCCAACGGACTGCTGGTCAAGCCGTATGACCCGGTGGAACTTGCCGATGCACTGGATAGAATTCTGCGCGATAACGATCTGGCGGTGAAATTGGCGTCAAAGGCACAGTCCGATGCTGAAAGCACATATTCCAACACGCGACAGTGTGAGCTTCTCGAGAGTTTATTTGATGAAATCCTGACCGATCAGGAAAGTTGA
- a CDS encoding O-antigen ligase family protein produces the protein MIKQHEKLLKDFLFFFFALFVFGSTFSIALAQIALGVSLVLFLVFVYTTKYQPIIENLRLFYIFIGAYIFWMFLAGLFGDTPFKSILIMKEEWLFCIIPIGIYLMNRESYRQKLVVVFAAGVGLFALYGLLQFFTGVHWFKSVAPNPGPELFYVIKGNFPSPMTFGNYFGTAAGFFAGVLAIGWMEMSKPLRWFYWAACALAVAATLGSYNRGAILGLFVALALLGILFNKKKVLIGTGIAFLIGAAVVVNSPEAKYRLSAHLAKELNPQYEGGRVFIWNNALKIVSENPVFGVGQGNFRYEYEKLLPVDVEGIRKHVHAHNDFFNIAAIAGIPAALFFVGMWVTALSHFWRGFRQKKRFVGRRRHFVGALIGSTVFLVSSLTEATFADEEVRQMLMFIWAVGLWQWFEEKSTQDSAEPTPVSGGKTS, from the coding sequence ATGATCAAACAGCACGAAAAGCTTCTGAAAGACTTTCTGTTTTTCTTCTTCGCGCTTTTTGTATTCGGCAGCACTTTCTCAATCGCGCTGGCACAGATTGCCCTGGGTGTATCGCTGGTACTGTTTCTTGTCTTCGTATACACCACAAAATATCAACCGATTATAGAGAATCTCCGGCTGTTTTACATTTTCATCGGCGCTTATATTTTCTGGATGTTTCTCGCCGGCCTGTTCGGTGATACACCTTTCAAATCGATACTCATAATGAAAGAGGAATGGCTGTTTTGTATAATCCCGATCGGCATATATCTGATGAACAGAGAATCGTATCGCCAGAAGCTCGTGGTGGTGTTCGCCGCCGGTGTCGGGTTGTTCGCCCTGTATGGCCTGCTGCAGTTCTTCACCGGCGTGCATTGGTTTAAGAGTGTCGCGCCGAATCCCGGTCCAGAACTTTTCTATGTCATCAAGGGCAATTTCCCCAGCCCGATGACTTTCGGCAATTATTTCGGCACCGCCGCCGGGTTTTTTGCCGGGGTACTGGCGATCGGGTGGATGGAGATGTCCAAACCTCTGAGATGGTTCTACTGGGCTGCCTGTGCTCTGGCGGTCGCGGCAACACTGGGGTCTTACAACCGCGGCGCCATACTCGGTCTGTTTGTCGCGCTCGCGCTTCTGGGAATACTGTTTAACAAAAAGAAAGTGCTCATCGGCACCGGCATCGCGTTTCTCATCGGAGCGGCTGTTGTCGTGAATTCCCCTGAAGCGAAGTATCGTCTTTCGGCCCACCTGGCCAAAGAGCTAAACCCACAATACGAAGGCGGACGCGTCTTTATCTGGAACAACGCGCTGAAAATTGTCTCGGAAAACCCGGTCTTTGGTGTCGGTCAGGGGAATTTCCGATATGAGTATGAGAAGCTTCTACCCGTGGACGTAGAAGGTATCCGCAAGCATGTACATGCCCACAACGATTTCTTTAATATCGCTGCCATCGCAGGGATACCCGCCGCACTGTTTTTTGTCGGTATGTGGGTTACGGCTTTGAGCCATTTCTGGAGGGGTTTCCGCCAGAAAAAGCGGTTCGTGGGCCGAAGACGGCATTTCGTCGGGGCCCTGATAGGCTCGACAGTCTTTCTGGTATCATCGCTCACCGAAGCTACTTTCGCCGATGAAGAAGTCAGGCAGATGCTTATGTTCATCTGGGCGGTGGGACTGTGGCAGTGGTTTGAGGAGAAATCGACCCAGGACAGCGCGGAACCAACTCCGGTTTCCGGGGGTAAAACCTCTTGA
- a CDS encoding class I SAM-dependent rRNA methyltransferase produces MEIGKLILKPKEDRRVRSGHLWIFSNEIAEVHGGDSDGGIVDVVGSRGQFVGRGYYNRHTLIAARILSLHQEAIDTEFFSKRFHKALAHRKATLGPVRSARVVYSEGDLLPGLIVDRYEDYLVVQLLTAGMESMREIILEALIEVFKPKGVLLRNDTSYRELEGLPLEVGIVHGEVPQRITIDEAGASFIIDPHSGHKTGFYFDQRDTRAAARAMAKGRRVLDCFSYTGGFAINYALGGASSVLALDESQPALDILTENANLNKVASIVTTEKANCFDKLHALTDDGEKFDLITLDPPAFVKSKSQLKAALTGYREINLRAMRLLSPGGILVTCSCSMNLTDDAFQSVLRTAARDARRRFRVRDFITQSADHPILQAMPETQYLRCYVLEAV; encoded by the coding sequence ATGGAAATCGGCAAGCTCATTTTAAAGCCCAAAGAGGACCGTCGCGTCCGCTCCGGACATCTGTGGATTTTCAGCAACGAAATCGCCGAGGTTCACGGGGGGGATTCCGATGGCGGCATCGTCGACGTTGTTGGCTCGCGCGGTCAGTTTGTCGGTCGCGGCTATTATAATCGGCACACCCTGATCGCCGCCCGAATACTTTCACTCCATCAGGAGGCTATCGACACCGAGTTTTTCTCCAAAAGATTCCACAAGGCTCTCGCCCATCGCAAAGCCACTCTCGGTCCGGTTCGATCGGCGAGAGTAGTTTACTCCGAGGGTGACCTTCTGCCGGGGCTGATTGTCGACCGATACGAAGATTACCTTGTTGTCCAGTTGTTGACCGCCGGGATGGAATCGATGCGCGAGATAATTTTGGAGGCGCTCATCGAGGTCTTCAAGCCGAAAGGCGTACTTCTTCGCAATGATACTTCCTACCGTGAACTCGAAGGACTCCCGCTGGAGGTTGGGATTGTCCACGGCGAGGTGCCGCAGAGAATCACAATAGATGAAGCCGGCGCGAGCTTTATTATCGACCCGCACTCCGGGCACAAGACCGGCTTTTATTTTGACCAGCGCGACACCCGTGCCGCGGCGCGGGCAATGGCCAAAGGACGCAGGGTACTCGACTGTTTCTCTTATACCGGAGGTTTCGCCATCAATTACGCCCTCGGTGGGGCATCGTCGGTGCTGGCGCTCGATGAATCCCAACCCGCTTTGGACATCCTAACCGAGAACGCGAATCTGAACAAGGTGGCCTCTATCGTCACTACCGAAAAGGCGAACTGTTTTGATAAGCTTCACGCTCTGACTGACGACGGAGAGAAGTTTGATTTGATAACGCTCGACCCACCGGCTTTTGTCAAGAGCAAGAGTCAGCTCAAAGCAGCTTTGACCGGCTATCGTGAGATAAATCTCAGGGCGATGCGTCTGTTGTCGCCGGGCGGGATTCTGGTGACGTGCAGTTGTTCGATGAATCTCACCGATGATGCTTTCCAGTCAGTTCTTCGCACGGCTGCCCGTGACGCTCGCCGGCGGTTCCGCGTGCGGGACTTTATAACTCAATCCGCCGATCATCCCATCCTGCAGGCCATGCCCGAAACCCAGTACTTGCGGTGTTATGTGCTGGAAGCGGTTTAG